Genomic segment of Paucidesulfovibrio longus DSM 6739:
ACCGCTGCGAGACGCGGCTATGGACGCGGGAGGGCGTTTCGGTCGCGGAAGTGTCGGAGCGCTGGGACATGGTGCCTCGAAGTGGTCGTGGGATTATTGCGCTGCTGTAGTACAGGCGGAAGCCGGAGGCAAGGCCGCCGGAAAATCGTTGCGAAGCGGACGAAAAATATCAGGAGGGGCTTTACGCAAAAAACAATTTCGTGCTATGGGGAAATCAACCAGTGCCGGACGGATGGTCGCCGTTGTCGGGTTCGGAAGCGGTTGTTTGCCGATTCCTGCGGGAAATCGGAAATAGTGAGCACCGTCGATACCTTTCCAGGTCTTAGCCATTCCTCCTTCCCAAGAAAAGGCGCGGAGCGATCCGCGCCTTTTCCCATGGCGTCCGCGGCGTTTTCCGCGTCAGCGGAACAGGCGGAACAGCGCGGAGAAGTCCTCGTCCGCGAGCCCCCCGGCCCGCGCCTTCTTGAAAGCCTCGCCCGCCGCCGCAGCGCAGGGCATGGCCTGTCCGAGGTCGTTTCCCAGTCCCAGGGCCAGGTGCATGTCCTTCTGCATGTGCCTGAGCGGGAAGCTCGCGGGAAATTCGTCGCGCAGCATCATGGCGCCCTTGATGGAGAACATGGGGTTCGCGACGGCTCCGGAGGCGAGCACCTCCAGCATGTCCGAACCTTCCAGCCCGCCCTTGAGCCCCAGGGAGAGCCCTTCGCACAGCGCCGTGAGCATGCTGCCCATGATGGAGTTGATGACCAGCTTCATGCGCGTGCCCTGGCCCGGGGTTTCGCCGAGATAGAAGCTCTTCTTGCCCATGGCGTCCAGGGCCGGGGCCGCTTCGTCGAAGAGTCTGCGGTCGCCCGAAGCGAGGAACACCAGCGCGCCGTCCTCGGCGGGCTTCTTCGTGCCGGAAACGGGCGCGTCCAGGAAGCGTCCGCCGCATTCGCGCACGGCCGCGCCCACGTCCCTGGCCGTGGCGTCGTCCACGGTGGAGACGTCCACGTATCCGCGTCCCTCGTCCAGGCCCTGGAGCACGCCGTAGGGTCCGAAGCAGACCTGCCGCGCCGCTGCCGGGTCCGCGAGCATGGCAAAGGTGATCTCGCTGTGCGCGGCCGCATCGCGCGGGGTCGCGGCCTGCTTTGCGCCGAGGGCGACGAGCGGGGCGCATTTCTCCGGGGTGCGGTTCCAGACCGTGACGCCGAATCCGGCGCGGACGAGATTGGCGGCCATGGCCGAACCCATGATGCCGAGGCCGAGAAATCCGTATCGGGGCATGTTCGCTCTCCTTGCTGAAGTGCGGGAAGGCCGGAGCGGGGCGCTTCCGGGAAGACGCCAGACACTACAGGCCTACCTGAGCGGGCGTCGAGGCGCAAGGCCGGGGGGGAGCCTAGAGGCCGGGCAGCCAGAGCGAGAGGGCCGGGACGTAGGTGATCAGCAGGACCACGGCGGACAGGATGGCCAGAAAGGGCAGGGTGGAGCGGCAGGTGGTCAGGATCGGCTTCTGGAAGCGGTAGCTGGCGATGAACAGGTTCAGGCCTACGGGCGGCGTGCAGTAGCCGATTTCCATGTTCGCCAGGAAGATGATGCCCAGGTGCACGGGATCGACGCCGTAGCCCGCGGCGATGGGCAGCAGCAGGGGCACCACCAGCACGGTGGCCGAGAAGATGTCCAGCACCGCGCCGAGCGCGAGCAGAAAGATGTTCAAGAGCATCAGGAAGGACCATTTGCTGGTCACGAAACCCTGCACGAACTCGAAGAGGCGCTGGGGCACCTCCTGGTCGATGAGCAGGTTGGTGGATGCCTGGGACACGGCCAGAATGATCAGGATGCCGCCCACCAGGGTCATGCTGCGGGTCATGATGCCCGGCAGCTCGCGCCACTTCACGTCGCGGTAGATGGCGACCTCCACCAGGAGCACGTAGGCCGCGGTCACGGCGGCGGCCTCGCCCAGGGCGAACCAGCCGGAGTAGATGCCGCCGAGCACGATCACGGGCAGGGGCAGCTCCCAGGCCGCCTTGCGCGCGGCGGAGGCGATGTCGGCCGGGCGGAAGGGGGTCAGGGGAATGCGGCTCTTCAGGCCCTGGCGCACGCACCAGAGGCCCAGAAGCAGGATCATCAGGACGCCCGGCACGATGCCCGCCAGGAAGAGGTTGTTGATGTCCTCGCGGGCGATGATGCCGAAAAGGATCAGGGGAATGGCCGGGGGAAAGAGCAGGCCCAGGCTGCCGGACGTGGTCACCAGTCCGAGGCTGAAGCGCTCCGGGTAGCCCTCGCCCGCGAGCGAGGGGTAGAGCAGCGCGCCCAGGGCGATGATGGTCACTCCCGAAGCTCCGGTCAGGGCGGTGAAGGCCGCGCAGACCAGCAGGGTGACGATGCCCAGGCCGCCGGGCATCCAGCCGAGCAGCGCCTTGGAAAAGCCCACCAGCCGCTCCGAGGTGCGCGAGCGGGCCATGAGCTCGCCCGCGAAGGTGAACAGCGGAATGGACACCAGCACGGGCGTGTCCACGAGGCGGTGGATTTCCATGGCCACCAGGGAAGGGTCCAGCCCGTCGGACATGAATCCCAGGATGGCCGTGGCCGCGATGAGGGCGAAGAGCGGCGTGCCCATCAGGGCGAAGCAGCCGAGCAGCAGCTTGATCAGCATGGGCGCTCCCCGGTCACGACCCCGCGGGCGAGATCGCGGAGCAGGACCAGCCCGGCCGCGAGGTAGCGCAGGGCCATGACCCCGAAGGCCAGCGGCATGATCAGCTCGACCACCCAGGAGGGCACGCCCTGCATGGCCTGCATGCCGTATTCGTATTCGTCCAGAAGGAACAGGCCGCAGGAGTGGGCCAGGGCCGCGCAGACCAGGGCCGTGAACAGGTAGGCCAGCCCCTTGCAGAAGGCGGCGGCCCGCAGCGGCAGGAAGTGGTTGATGACGTCGATGGAAAGGTGGTCCTGGTTGCGCGAGGCGACCATGGCTCCCAGCAGGGCGATCCAGAGCACGAGGCGGCGCAGGAGCGGGTCGATCCAGACCAGTCCGGTCTGGGCGGCGTTGCGCAGCACGATCTGGAGCACGGCGAGCACGATCATGCCCGCCAGGGACAGCACGAGCAGGCCCGTCTCGGCGGATTCCAGCGCGTGCAGCACCCTGCGGGGAAACGAGGCTTGGGAACGGCTTTCCATCGCGGGCTTGCTCAGTTCACGGCCCGGATGGCGGCGCGGACCTTTTCAAGCAGGGCCGGGTCGAGCTTGCCCTCGTCGCGGTAGCGCTCCACCAGCTCGTCGGCAACGGCCTTGAAGCGCGCGTGGCCCTCCGGCGTGACGGGTTCCAGGGTGATGCCCTGGGCCAGCAGCGCCTGGAGCGCGGAGTCGTTCTCCAGCCGCACGCTCTTGTCCACTTCGCTCATGCGCCGCGTGAAGATGTCCATGACGGTCTTGCGGTCCGCGTCCGAAAGCTTGGCCAGGGCGCGGTCCTGGAAGGCCAGGGTGCTGTAGGAATAGAGAAGGGGCTCGTCCATGATGTGCTTGATGCGCGTGAACCACTGCAAGGCCAGCGCGGCCACGGGCGAGGAGACCACGGTGTCGATGACTCCGGTCTGGAGCCCGGTGAGCACGTCGGGCAGGGGCAGGGGAATGGGGGTGACGCCGAAGGCGCTGAACGCGTCCTGGCCCAGCTGGGAACCTTCGGGCAGCCAGGGCTTGATCCGGGTCATGTCCGCGGGGCCGTGCACGGGCACCGCGCCCATGACGTG
This window contains:
- a CDS encoding NAD(P)-dependent oxidoreductase; amino-acid sequence: MPRYGFLGLGIMGSAMAANLVRAGFGVTVWNRTPEKCAPLVALGAKQAATPRDAAAHSEITFAMLADPAAARQVCFGPYGVLQGLDEGRGYVDVSTVDDATARDVGAAVRECGGRFLDAPVSGTKKPAEDGALVFLASGDRRLFDEAAPALDAMGKKSFYLGETPGQGTRMKLVINSIMGSMLTALCEGLSLGLKGGLEGSDMLEVLASGAVANPMFSIKGAMMLRDEFPASFPLRHMQKDMHLALGLGNDLGQAMPCAAAAGEAFKKARAGGLADEDFSALFRLFR
- a CDS encoding TRAP transporter large permease; this encodes MLIKLLLGCFALMGTPLFALIAATAILGFMSDGLDPSLVAMEIHRLVDTPVLVSIPLFTFAGELMARSRTSERLVGFSKALLGWMPGGLGIVTLLVCAAFTALTGASGVTIIALGALLYPSLAGEGYPERFSLGLVTTSGSLGLLFPPAIPLILFGIIAREDINNLFLAGIVPGVLMILLLGLWCVRQGLKSRIPLTPFRPADIASAARKAAWELPLPVIVLGGIYSGWFALGEAAAVTAAYVLLVEVAIYRDVKWRELPGIMTRSMTLVGGILIILAVSQASTNLLIDQEVPQRLFEFVQGFVTSKWSFLMLLNIFLLALGAVLDIFSATVLVVPLLLPIAAGYGVDPVHLGIIFLANMEIGYCTPPVGLNLFIASYRFQKPILTTCRSTLPFLAILSAVVLLITYVPALSLWLPGL
- a CDS encoding TRAP transporter small permease; amino-acid sequence: MESRSQASFPRRVLHALESAETGLLVLSLAGMIVLAVLQIVLRNAAQTGLVWIDPLLRRLVLWIALLGAMVASRNQDHLSIDVINHFLPLRAAAFCKGLAYLFTALVCAALAHSCGLFLLDEYEYGMQAMQGVPSWVVELIMPLAFGVMALRYLAAGLVLLRDLARGVVTGERPC
- the dctP gene encoding TRAP transporter substrate-binding protein DctP gives rise to the protein MNRFSILAPLLALALALLGGTAGAETLKIATLAPDGTTVTTSLREGAKEVEIATQGRVQVKIYAGGVMGSDAQVMRKMRAGQLQAATLSAGSLEQMDFSFGIIGMPMLVTTPAQADAARAAVEPELLRRMKAKGLDCTGLIEVGFIHVMGAVPVHGPADMTRIKPWLPEGSQLGQDAFSAFGVTPIPLPLPDVLTGLQTGVIDTVVSSPVAALALQWFTRIKHIMDEPLLYSYSTLAFQDRALAKLSDADRKTVMDIFTRRMSEVDKSVRLENDSALQALLAQGITLEPVTPEGHARFKAVADELVERYRDEGKLDPALLEKVRAAIRAVN